The Pieris napi chromosome 21, ilPieNapi1.2, whole genome shotgun sequence genome contains a region encoding:
- the LOC125060547 gene encoding uncharacterized protein LOC125060547: MSWILCVSVLCVCALARTQIIPSKARASDGEFNNVNTDGSFDFGYVNKDRGSSYHLAKGNANGVVGGRFGAREPGTEEVKETIYTAGPRGFRAKGPNVHRKIDLDQRPRGPIGNKDDPYFDPNEDPSYSFKIDTRTYTKNENADSRGDVKGHYSFVDDIGERHDVSYIAGRDTGFHVSSAFPDSPRGIGAPFHRAPLVRNEKNPRGKTAVQRGLDGSYRFISAGPDQRRTETSDSRGNVRGSYTFLDDKGVQRTVHYIAGPGIGYRIVKNSNDPFIPSYFPTLPSQYDPDFNDVTSVGASVAPAGFVPNDEGTDDVFKGPDGTAASGHVKPPPFPTSDDRPDPSTSDISSSENTDSGTNSFGQAPPFNPETDNQDLSYVDEESTSFAGPKPTKGTGKPWRPSSKPFRPTKKPYVPLKPSQVPFNNEDEINSGEKSKPQFAVGFNIHSKPGTTIIRNTGQDYFGIPPGVSVRAHVQSIDLYPFGSKPLSPSEALEHDTLV; the protein is encoded by the exons ATGTCTTGGATTTTGTGTGTTAGTGTTTTGTGTGTATGTGCGTTAGCCAGGACTCAAATTATACCTTCGAAGGCTAGAGCTAGCGATGGAgagtttaataatgttaatacgGATGGATCCTTTGATTTTGG ATACGTAAACAAAGACCGAGGGTCCAGCTATCATTTAGCGAAAGGCAACGCCAATGGTGTCGTGGGAGGAAGATTTGGTGCCAGAGAACCGGGCACTGAAGAGGTTAAAGAAACAATCTATACCGCTGGGCCAAGAGG TTTTCGAGCAAAAGGACCGAATGTACATCGTAAAATAGACCTGGACCAACGCCCCAGAGGTCCTATTGGGAACAAAGATGACCCTTATTTTGACCCAAATGAAGATCCaagttattcatttaaaattgacaccAGAACATACACTAAGAATGAAAATGCTGATAGCAGAGGCGATGTTAAAG GGCATTATTCATTCGTTGACGACATTGGAGAACGTCACGACGTCTCATACATAGCTGGTAGAGACACTGGTTTTCATGTTTCCTCAGCATTTCCCGATTCTCCTAGAGGCATCGGTGCCCCCTTCCATAGGGCTCCATTGGTTCGTAATGAGAAAAATCCTAGAGGCAAGACTGCTGTCCAACGGGGCTTAGATGGTTCTTACAG ATTCATTTCCGCTGGACCAGACCAGAGACGAACAGAAACCAGTGACTCCCGTGGTAACGTTCGAGGGTCGTACACATTTTTGGATGATAAAGGAGTTCAAAG GACAGTCCACTACATAGCTGGCCCCGGTATAGGATACCGGATTGTGAAGAACAGCAATGACCCATTTATTCCATCGTACTTCCCAACGTTACCAAGCCAATACGATCCGGATTTTAATGACGTCACTTCTGTTGGAGCCTCCGTAGCACCAGCAGGATTTGTACCGAACGATGAAGGAACTGATGATGTCTTTAAAG GCCCTGATGGTACAGCTGCTTCTGGTCACGTGAAACCTCCACCATTTCCAACATCAGATGATAGACCAGATCCATCCACTTCTGACATCAGTAGTTCTGAAAATACTGACAGTGGCACAAATAGTTTCGGCCAGGCCCCACCATTTAACCCAGAAACTGATAACCAAGACTTAAGCTACGTGGATGAAGAATCAACGAGTTTTGCAGGCCCTAAACCAACCAAAGGAACAG GCAAACCTTGGCGTCCAAGCAGCAAACCTTTTAGGCCGACGAAGAAGCCTTACGTACCTCTAAAACCTTCTCAAGtgccatttaataatgaaGATGAAATCAACAGTGGTGAAAAAAGTAAACCACAGTTTGCTGTAGgattcaatattcatagtaaGCCTGGTACAACGATTATTAGGAATACTGGGCAGGATTATTTTGGTATTCCACCCGGTGTTTCAGTTCGTGCTCACGTTCAAAGTATCGATCTTTACCCGTTCGGTTCAAAGCCTTTATCGCCTTCAGAAGCTTTAGAACATGATACATTAGTATGA